In Acropora muricata isolate sample 2 chromosome 11, ASM3666990v1, whole genome shotgun sequence, one DNA window encodes the following:
- the LOC136889094 gene encoding uncharacterized protein has translation MSGKRGKLKETAEEDFETFVRHQLSSISDNLKDMKVTQVQIQRDIESLQSQIKKNDSSISKLQEVLDVKLEVLTGELHVTNTRIDRIENDITKYAKEIDVTYERLLSLERYSRDYNLRFYNIPESTSEDCIAKLRDILENDLQLHPNIENAHRIGPFKDDGTPRPILAKFLYRPEQFRVIRKKRELRNGVRVSDDLIWEDRQKKKKLRLMMKDAFEAGKRPRFHHGKLYIDGALHQA, from the coding sequence ATGTCTGGGAAAAGAGGGAAACTAAAGGAAACGGCGGAAGAAGATTTTGAAACTTTCGTACGCCATCAGTTAAGTTCAATAAGCGACAACTTGAAAGACATGAAAGTAACTCAAGTCCAGATTCAAAGAGACATTGAATCTCTTCAGAGTCAAATCAAGAAGAATGATAGCTCGATTTCTAAATTACAAGAGGTTTTGGATGTAAAGCTGGAGGTATTAACAGGAGAACTACATGTAACAAATACAAGAATTGACCGAATCGAGAATGATATCACGAAGTATGCAAAAGAGATTGATGTGACCTACGAGCGACTATTGTCCCTGGAGAGATATTCTAGAGATTATAATTTGAGATTTTATAATATCCCTGAGTCAACAAGCGAAGATTGTATTGCAAAGCTGCGTGATATCCTGGAGAACGATCTTCAATTACATCCAAACATCGAGAACGCCCACAGAATCGGGCCCTTTAAGGATGATGGCACTCCCAGACCGATTTTGGCAAAGTTTTTGTACCGTCCTGAGCAGTTTAGAGTTATCAGAAAGAAGAGGGAACTACGTAATGGTGTGCGTGTTTCGGACGACTTGATATGGGAAGATcgacagaagaagaagaaattgagatTGATGATGAAAGATGCATTTGAAGCTGGGAAAAGACCTCGATTTCATCATGGCAAGCTTTATATTGACGGCGCGCTTCATCAAGCTTGA